The genome window TTTCCCATGGGTAGTTCTTATAAGGGGCATCTTGGTCGTATTCATCTATTAAATAACCATTCTCATCATACTCTTTCCAAATACCACTATTAAAATCATTATAATAATATTTTCCTACTAATTTAAGAGTTCCCGTTTTATTGTAATACTCCTTACACGTTCCAAACAGGCTGTTGTCCTTTCTGGCATATTCTATATAATTAGAGCCATTATTGCCCCCAAACTGCCTCACTTTACCTCGCAAGTAATGCTCAAATTGATATTCATGTCCTTGCCTTTTCATATAATAGGTAGATGTGTCAAATCTCTCGGTTGTTCTTTCCATGTTCTTATTCTTTTTGATGTCACTACCACCTGTGCCCTGTGCCTTACAACTACCTGTTACAACAAGTAATGTAAGTAAAATAACTATTTGTCTTACCATATATATTGTATTTAAATTAGTACTGATGCGATAAAATCGCGTTAAGTTTTACATATTATCAAATAGAGGTAGTTCTTTGACATATTGATTGTAAATGACAGAGGTTCTCGGCTTAGTGATTAAATCTCTGAGGTGAGTTTTCTCCAAAGCAGAAACTCTTATCAGCGTTGCCACTTCCGTAATGGTGTATGGGCTTTTGTTGTCAGCCTTTATTCTTGCAACAAGCAGATAGGCGATGACTGCAACCCAGAGATGGATTCGGACTGCATTCCCGGAATACCCCCACAAGGTCTTCACGACAATGTTCTGCTTTATCCACTTGAAGAACACCTCTATGTCCCATCTGTGCCTATACAGGACGGACACTTCCACTGCGCTGATCTCGAAGTTGTTAGTGATGAACACTATTTCTTCACACGTCTCCTCATCATAGTGGCAGACTGCCCTGAAAGGCTCAGGGTAAAGTGCATGAGTCTTTGGCTGAGTCAAGCGAATGGTAAAGTCGCCTCGAATACCATCCTCTCGGGAGAAGTCTTTTCTATGACCAATAATCTCGTATTTCATGTTGTCCTTCGGTCTGGTAACCCAATAGGCTCCAGCCAAATGGAAGCGAAAGAACTCATCGAAGTCAACATAGGCCTTGTCCATCATATAGAAGGCAAGAGGCTCCGGCGCAGTCAGTTCAAGTTCGTTGCTGTCATGCCATCTGCCATCCGTGATGTGGATGTTTGCTGGAATGCTCCCGCGCAAGTCAAGCAGAGTGTGCATCTTCACCGCCCCCTTGTTGTATCTTCCTAAAGCCCATGTCGCAAGTTTGACACTTGTGGAGATGGTCGTGGAATCGAGGGAGTAAAGTACGTTGTCTATAGTGACATCTGGTATCGAGGTCCTTGTGTATAAAGGCCTTACCAGATTTATCATATAGATGCCAAACTCCTCATAGATGCGGTAATCCCGATTGTCGTTAGCTCGGGAAAGTGATGACTGGTTGACCGTGTTGCCAAATCCAAGATGGTAGAGGATGTCCTTGTGGGCACCAAGACACAGGCAGATGTCCCGTAGGGAATCACAACTCGTCAGCTGTCCAAACAAAAGGTGCAGAAGCTGGTTGTAACAAGTCAAATCCTTGACATGCCAGTCGCCACGGTACTTCTTCACGCACTTGTCGAACTGATAACGAGGTATGTACTTCACAACTTGTGAAAACACATATCGACCGACGTTCATAACAATGCAGTTTTGGTTGCAAAGTTACGCTGTCATTTTCAAATCAAAAAATCAAAGAACGATCTGAAACCCTTATTAATAAAGGGATATATGAAGTTTAATTTAAAATTATTGCATCACTAGTATATTTAAATCTTTACTTTAATTCCGCAGCACAAAGTCTTTTAAGAAACACAAGTGCCTGAGAAACAAAGTCTTCAAAACACTTGGACATGTCAGAGATTTCACCTATCTTGGTGCTGCAAACATAAAAAGCAAACAAAATATCCGACATGCCAAAGATAGCAATTAAAAACGAGAATATCACTTCTTTCGGAGGAATTTATCACATCATGGACGTTTATTCAAAGTTGGGTTTTGAAAAACTTACCGAATCCGTATTGGGCAGATGCAGCGGCAAGGCATTCAGCTATGGAAGCATTCTGTGTCCTCTCTTCTTCAGCTGCCTTTGTGGTGGAGAATGACTTGAGGACATCAATGCGCTTATAGAACAGTTCAGGCAGAGACCTGTTACGCTGTTACCCTGTGCCGACACTATGGGGCGCAGACTGAAGGAGCTTAACAAAAAGAATATTGTCTACAAGAACGAAACCTCCAGCAAGCCGTACAGTTTCAACACGGCAGAGATAAAGCATACTACTCTGAGATACTCCTTGAACAAACAGCATTTCCTTGTGGTCTTCATACTCCCCATTGGTTTGGGTGGGGGATTTCATGCTTAGACAAGACTCCAAACTCTCGAAGATGTCCTCACGTCAACGTATAGAGAGCCGAAAAGAGATCTCAACACATAAAACTGTCTCACAAGGAAAAATGCTGCGGAATTGAGGACAGTTGTAAGATGACAATAATACTGTTCGTTAATTGAGAAGTTAAATCCCCGTAACGATACTGATATTCAAGTTTCTTTTAGTATCTTTGCACTCGAGTTATAGCGCATCGCAAAGACCTGATGCCCTTACACCTTTGTTGTAAAGGCAGGAAACGACTAACAAGGTGCGCCAGTTACAAATTAGAGACAGGATAA of Prevotella fusca JCM 17724 contains these proteins:
- a CDS encoding IS4 family transposase, which codes for MNVGRYVFSQVVKYIPRYQFDKCVKKYRGDWHVKDLTCYNQLLHLLFGQLTSCDSLRDICLCLGAHKDILYHLGFGNTVNQSSLSRANDNRDYRIYEEFGIYMINLVRPLYTRTSIPDVTIDNVLYSLDSTTISTSVKLATWALGRYNKGAVKMHTLLDLRGSIPANIHITDGRWHDSNELELTAPEPLAFYMMDKAYVDFDEFFRFHLAGAYWVTRPKDNMKYEIIGHRKDFSREDGIRGDFTIRLTQPKTHALYPEPFRAVCHYDEETCEEIVFITNNFEISAVEVSVLYRHRWDIEVFFKWIKQNIVVKTLWGYSGNAVRIHLWVAVIAYLLVARIKADNKSPYTITEVATLIRVSALEKTHLRDLITKPRTSVIYNQYVKELPLFDNM